In one Magallana gigas chromosome 7, xbMagGiga1.1, whole genome shotgun sequence genomic region, the following are encoded:
- the LOC105318402 gene encoding synaptonemal complex protein 2 isoform X5 — translation MGSDRGTALGCCQHKDSFLLEFCPKCLDLVLKRQTNYLHGIEVLKGCNMILENCTLTTKEKMLQRTDNANKLKAIAAKLEALGDYECQVGILECLFRIIPRKQRREYATNFFHSQTILDRFMLIKDAQFETDCRIFLNEYNASIPNQLVYSIPCTRVVLGNKELVKPNDEEYEQFWVDFNTGTKRITLFCEQSSNSENDCDFWETISIRNEDVAEIKLQKTKITTDLEIVFEKPIRILFPSQTSVDGQHMQIHFASETDIELVVEQTLPDCCNVIQSSQKVSTVEFPVKIQRDFSQEVTIPKPTEKNTHKASSPCTPMHLVQDNWRRERKDSGPLRTDTEREEQKKRPVKQAAVRVSSKKGYSSSVSSKASRTASPLKISSATFYSNVQSKREHKVTTPKIPAVGKKKKVKTPVVTVTPPVKKFKTNVEAGKRGSTKTLNDREKKTETKPQRLQSTSTNSSKEKKETISKSTSTNVPEDKNDMSDLDIDEELLLSEMDDAVEDLQILDKKEQGWKKTDRPQTKNSKNMKNINYTETGQSKLKHSSEQEKDTALDIIGSKYSNSDNHISSKKENVLQKDIFKIPPKKLCNTGTECDKLETTVSPVNDCKREVKQIAKSDAEVVENMIQPTEVDSVDSDADDCLMTNVCVYTESDTESTRDSNSQQETENQQCAVGKRSRKCVQQNVSNNSGINESEEKDKKLQGRKRGPTKTSTKKQISPVVELQRLETRESYPVNSTVPTKDEEPMDKKSVQPSKKRGRPKGSKKKEAKAPPASSKTQKSTTGKSLYALTDKTKQCLDNLPMTDTAVFEWKDEDEEESNAKVIQTISKSAPLVDVVDSDQENEIDVIQESQENARYSNDCASNKSLATDLSFKESPWYKCMPQHSKYNTKWFKTYGKLRGSQRVPTANNKDVDFCGDSPAVKKYSQQVTKTLSVQMTYSSQCVSSPGGDAGNDPYIFDDNCSEYSNNLMMNSNKTKPKQINQKSVKRGKGRGRKKTNSPDYVYKDVHTNRQIKSNKVHGERQKASKKEDSLNSYDAIKQSRISKYNHTDEENIVSLYQMENTCQLERQQSKPKPKNSGASKTSQRCSNRQKESDEDDYAISCIPSPEEAFDDGSLSGSPLESQNIPGSCMDNWKQTKDYSFMEEKSEVQKYAVDTGEMPSPSESPVPRKKQKRSNRSKMIQNSENSPANTAKPTTPESILSKFRQSCQKLVEESCCSEENVASRLQTPLLAVSPYVGRTEQDEIENEIDCSQRSEKSQSQESIESEPRCLKRKHKAKENSCLTEEDIVVDKGLQMNWLQRIQAAHTYKTSDDDKENMSISISTASSQEVESVVSEKISSFGVEIQNHMQANYLLKFDDWCLNGFKFLDQSFSILGFKCACCYHISNLMFI, via the exons ATGGGAAGTGATAGAGGAACAGCTCTTGGATGTTGTCAAC acAAAGACAGTTTTCTGTTGGAATTTTGTCCTAAGTGTCTAGACCTGGTCTTGAAAAGACAGACAAATTATCTTCATGGCATAGAG GTTCTTAAAGGATGCAATATGATTCTTGAAAACTGCACATTGACTACCAAAGAAAAGATGTTACAGAGGACTGATAACGCTAACAAACT gaaaGCCATTGCAGCAAAATTAGAGGCACTAGGAG ATTATGAGTGTCAAGTTGGAATACTGGAGTGCTTGTTCAGAATTATTCCAAGGAAGCAAAGAAGAGAATATGCCACAAATTTCTTTCATAGCCAAACCATTCTTGACAGGTTCATGCTTATAAAAGATGCTCAGTTTGAAACA GACTGCAGAATCTTTttgaatgaatacaatgcttcCATACCCAACCAACT TGTTTATTCCATCCCTTGTACCCGTGTTGTATTAGGCAACAAAGAG CTGGTCAAGCCTAATGATGAAGAATATGAACAGTTTTGGGTAGATTTTAACACAGGAACAAAGAGAATCACATTGTTTTGTGAACAAAGCAGTAATTCAGAG aatGATTGTGACTTCTGGGAAACTATTtctataagaaatgaagatGTTGCAGAAATCAAACTGCAAA AGACAAAGATAACCACAGACCTTGAAATAGTGTTTGAAAAACCAATAAGAATTTTGTTTCCAAGTCAAACATCAGTAGATGGACAGCACATGCAAATCCACTTTGCATCTGAGACTGACATTGAGCTTGTGGTTGAACAGACTCTTCCAGATTGTTGTAATGTCATTCAG AGTTCACAAAAAGTTTCTACAGTGGAGTTTCCTGTAAAAATTCAAAGAGATTTCTCTCAG GAAGTAACAATACCAAAACCTACGGAGAAAAACACACACAAAGCTTCCAGTCCCTGTACACCAATGCATCTTGTACAAGACAACTGGAGGAGGGAAAGAAAAGATAGTGGACCACTGCGCACAGATACTGAACGGGAGGAACAGAAAAAGAGACCGGTCAAACAGGCAGCAGTTAGAGTGAGCAGCAAGAAAGGATATAGTTCATCTGTATCATCAAAGGCATCTCGTACAGCATCTCCACTAAAGATATCATCAGCAACTTTCTATTCAAATGTTCAAAGCAAAAGAGAACATAAAG TGACCACCCCAAAGATACCAGCTGTTGGTAaaaagaagaaagttaaaacaCCTGTTGTAACTGTTACCCCACCAGTCAAAAAGTTTAAAACCAATGTTGAAGCTGGGAAAAGAGGGAGCACAAAAACTCTAAATGACAGGGAAAAGAAAACTGAAACAAAACCACAGAGACTTCAGAGTACAT CCACAAATTCATCTAAAGAAAAGAAGGAAACAATTAGTAAATCAACATCCACAAATGTCCCTGAAGACAAGAATGATATGTCTGATTTAGACATTGATGAAGAGTTACTTCTCAGTGAAATGGATGATGCTGTTGAAGATCTGCAAATTCTTGACAAAAAAGAGCAAGGCTGGAAGAAAACTGACAGACCACAAACTAAAAAcagcaaaaatatgaaaaatattaactATACTGAGACAGGTCAATCAAAATTGAAGCATTCTAGTGAACAAGAAAAGGACACTGCTTTGGATATCATTGGGAGCAAATATTCAAATTCCGATAATCATATTTCTTCTAAAAAGGAGAATGTTTTACAAaaggacatttttaaaattcctcCCAAAAAATTGTGCAACACTGGTACAGAATGTGACAAACTTGAAACAACAGTTTCCCCAGTGAATGACTGTAAAAGAGAAGTAAAACAAATTGCTAAAAGTGATGCAGAAGTTGTAGAAAATATGATTCAACCGACTGAAGTAGATTCTGTAGATTCTGATGCTGATGATTGTCTAATGACCAATGTTTGTGTGTATACAGAGTCAGATACAGAAAGTACCAGAGATAGTAATAGTCAACAAGAGACTGAAAACCAGCAATGTGCTGTAGGGAAAAGAAGTAGGAAATGTGTGCAACAAAATGTGTCAAATAACTCCGGTATCAATGAAAGTGAggaaaaagacaaaaaactgCAGGGGAGAAAAAGGGGGCCTACCAAAACCTCCACTAAGAAGCAGATATCTCCTGTTGTAGAGTTACAAAGACTGGAAACAAGAGAGAGTTACCCTGTAAACAGTACAGTACCCACTAAAGATGAGGAGCCAATGGATAAAAAGTCTGTTCAACCCAGCAAGAAGCGTGGTCGACCAAAAGGTTCCAAGAAAAAAGAAGCAAAAGCACCCCCTGCATCaagtaaaacacaaaaaagcACTACTGGGAAAAGTCTCTATGCTTTAACAGATAAAACCAAGCAGTGTTTGGACAATCTTCCCATGACAGATACTGCTGTGTTTGAATGGAAAGATGAAGATGAGGAAGAAAGTAATGCTAAAGTTATTCAGACAATTTCAAAATCTGCTCCACTTGTGGATGTAGTAGATTCTGACCAAGAAAATGAAATAGATGTTATTCAAGAAAGCCAAGAGAATGCCAGATATTCAAATGACTGTGCGAGTAATAAAAGTCTGGCCACAGATCTTAGTTTTAAAGAAAGCCCTTGGTATAAGTGCATGCCTCAACATTCCAAATACAACACTAAATGGTTTAAGACATATGGCAAATTGAGGGGTAGTCAGAGAGTACCAACTGCAAATAATAAAGATGTTGATTTTTGTGGCGATAGCCCAGCAGTCAAGAAATACTCTCAGCAAGTCACAAAGACACTGTCAGTACAGATGACATACTCATCACAGTGTGTGTCCTCTCCAGGTGGAGATGCTGGTAATGACCCTTACATTTTTGATGACAATTGTTCAGAATACAGCAATAACTTAATGATGAACTCAAATAAAACCAAGCCAAaacaaatcaatcaaaaatctGTGAAGAGAGGAAAGGGAAGGGGTAGGAAGAAGACAAATTCCCCTGATTATGTGTACAAAGATGTGCATACCAATAGACAGATTAAGTCAAACAAAGTTCATGGTGAGAGACAAAAAGCATCCAAGAAGGAAGACAGCCTGAACAGCTATGATGCTATAAAGCAGAGCAGGATCAGTAAATATAACCACACTGATGAGGAAAATATAGTTTCATtatatcagatggaaaataccTGCCAATTGGAAAGACAACAATCTAAACCAAAGCCGAAGAATTCTGGTGCAAGTAAAACTAGTCAAAGGTGCAGTAACAGACAAAAAGAATCTGATGAGGATGACTATGCCATCTCCTGTATTCCAAGTCCTGAAGAAGCATTTGATGATGGTTCATTGTCAGGTTCTCCTTTGGAATCCCAGAATATCCCTGGGAGTTGTATGGATAATtggaaacaaacaaaagattACTCATTTATGGAGGAAAAAAGTGAAGTACAG AAATATGCTGTTGATACAGGAGAAATGCCTAGTCCTTCTGAAAGTCCAGTCCCAAGGAAAAAGCAGAAAAGAAG TAATAGGTCAAAGATGATACAGAATTCAGAAAACAGTCCAGCCAACACTGCCAAGCCTACAACCCCCGAgtctattttatcaaaattcagaCAGAGTTGTCAG AAATTAGTCGAAGAATCATGTTGTTCAGAGGAAAATGTAGCCTCAAG ACTGCAGACTCCCCTTCTAGCTGTAAGTCCCTATGTTGGGCGAACTGAACAAGATGAG ATAGAGAATGAGATTGATTGCTCCCAAAGATCAGAGAAAAGCCAAAGCCAAG aATCCATTGAAAGTGAACCAAGATGTTTAAAAAGGAAGCACAAA GCAAAAGAAAACAGTTGTCTGACTGAGGAGGATATAGTTGTGGATAAAGGCTTGCAGATGAATTGGTTGCAGAGGATCCAGGCAGCACACACATACAAAACAA GTGATGATGacaaggaaaatatgtctataTCCATTAGTACAGCTTCATCCCAGGAAGTAGAAAGTGTTGTATCagaaaagatcagttcctttgGAGTTGAAATACAAAACCACATGCAGGCAAACTATCTTTTGAAATTTGATGACTGGTGCTTGAATGGTTTCAAATTCTTAGATCAAAGTTTCAGTATACTGGGGTTCAAGTGTGCATGTTGTTACCATATATCAAATCTTATGTTTATATAA
- the LOC105318402 gene encoding synaptonemal complex protein 2 isoform X1, whose translation MFNAVKEYLEKGAEKWDADTERFLRQKLENACVQSKRFGKDAEELRSLQEMLYVLYTTLSNSDMAKRVKKVGFDRMLGKCFDEALSKDHQERKEWEVIEEQLLDVVNAIAEGLTDDKDSFLLEFCPKCLDLVLKRQTNYLHGIEVLKGCNMILENCTLTTKEKMLQRTDNANKLKAIAAKLEALGDYECQVGILECLFRIIPRKQRREYATNFFHSQTILDRFMLIKDAQFETDCRIFLNEYNASIPNQLVYSIPCTRVVLGNKELVKPNDEEYEQFWVDFNTGTKRITLFCEQSSNSENDCDFWETISIRNEDVAEIKLQKTKITTDLEIVFEKPIRILFPSQTSVDGQHMQIHFASETDIELVVEQTLPDCCNVIQSSQKVSTVEFPVKIQRDFSQEVTIPKPTEKNTHKASSPCTPMHLVQDNWRRERKDSGPLRTDTEREEQKKRPVKQAAVRVSSKKGYSSSVSSKASRTASPLKISSATFYSNVQSKREHKVTTPKIPAVGKKKKVKTPVVTVTPPVKKFKTNVEAGKRGSTKTLNDREKKTETKPQRLQSTSTNSSKEKKETISKSTSTNVPEDKNDMSDLDIDEELLLSEMDDAVEDLQILDKKEQGWKKTDRPQTKNSKNMKNINYTETGQSKLKHSSEQEKDTALDIIGSKYSNSDNHISSKKENVLQKDIFKIPPKKLCNTGTECDKLETTVSPVNDCKREVKQIAKSDAEVVENMIQPTEVDSVDSDADDCLMTNVCVYTESDTESTRDSNSQQETENQQCAVGKRSRKCVQQNVSNNSGINESEEKDKKLQGRKRGPTKTSTKKQISPVVELQRLETRESYPVNSTVPTKDEEPMDKKSVQPSKKRGRPKGSKKKEAKAPPASSKTQKSTTGKSLYALTDKTKQCLDNLPMTDTAVFEWKDEDEEESNAKVIQTISKSAPLVDVVDSDQENEIDVIQESQENARYSNDCASNKSLATDLSFKESPWYKCMPQHSKYNTKWFKTYGKLRGSQRVPTANNKDVDFCGDSPAVKKYSQQVTKTLSVQMTYSSQCVSSPGGDAGNDPYIFDDNCSEYSNNLMMNSNKTKPKQINQKSVKRGKGRGRKKTNSPDYVYKDVHTNRQIKSNKVHGERQKASKKEDSLNSYDAIKQSRISKYNHTDEENIVSLYQMENTCQLERQQSKPKPKNSGASKTSQRCSNRQKESDEDDYAISCIPSPEEAFDDGSLSGSPLESQNIPGSCMDNWKQTKDYSFMEEKSEVQKYAVDTGEMPSPSESPVPRKKQKRSNRSKMIQNSENSPANTAKPTTPESILSKFRQSCQKLVEESCCSEENVASRLQTPLLAVSPYVGRTEQDEIENEIDCSQRSEKSQSQESIESEPRCLKRKHKAKENSCLTEEDIVVDKGLQMNWLQRIQAAHTYKTSDDDKENMSISISTASSQEVESVVSEKISSFGVEIQNHMQANYLLKFDDWCLNGFKFLDQSFSILGFKCACCYHISNLMFI comes from the exons ATGTTCAACGCAGTAAAAGAATATTTAGAAAAAGGGGCAGAGAAGTGGGATGCAGACACTGAAAGATTTTTAAGACAGAAATTAGAAAATGCATGCGTT CAGTCTAAAAGATTTGGAAAGGATGCAGAAGAGCTTCGAAGTTTGCAAGAAATGCTGTATGTACTCTACACAACTCTATCAAACAGTGATATGGCCAAAAGGGTCAAGAAAGTTGGATTTGACAGAATG ttaGGAAAGTGTTTTGATGAAGCTCTTTCAAAAGACCACCAGGAGAGGAAAGAATGGGAAGTGATAGAGGAACAGCTCTTGGATGTTGTCAAC GCCATTGCAGAGGGCTTGACAGATG acAAAGACAGTTTTCTGTTGGAATTTTGTCCTAAGTGTCTAGACCTGGTCTTGAAAAGACAGACAAATTATCTTCATGGCATAGAG GTTCTTAAAGGATGCAATATGATTCTTGAAAACTGCACATTGACTACCAAAGAAAAGATGTTACAGAGGACTGATAACGCTAACAAACT gaaaGCCATTGCAGCAAAATTAGAGGCACTAGGAG ATTATGAGTGTCAAGTTGGAATACTGGAGTGCTTGTTCAGAATTATTCCAAGGAAGCAAAGAAGAGAATATGCCACAAATTTCTTTCATAGCCAAACCATTCTTGACAGGTTCATGCTTATAAAAGATGCTCAGTTTGAAACA GACTGCAGAATCTTTttgaatgaatacaatgcttcCATACCCAACCAACT TGTTTATTCCATCCCTTGTACCCGTGTTGTATTAGGCAACAAAGAG CTGGTCAAGCCTAATGATGAAGAATATGAACAGTTTTGGGTAGATTTTAACACAGGAACAAAGAGAATCACATTGTTTTGTGAACAAAGCAGTAATTCAGAG aatGATTGTGACTTCTGGGAAACTATTtctataagaaatgaagatGTTGCAGAAATCAAACTGCAAA AGACAAAGATAACCACAGACCTTGAAATAGTGTTTGAAAAACCAATAAGAATTTTGTTTCCAAGTCAAACATCAGTAGATGGACAGCACATGCAAATCCACTTTGCATCTGAGACTGACATTGAGCTTGTGGTTGAACAGACTCTTCCAGATTGTTGTAATGTCATTCAG AGTTCACAAAAAGTTTCTACAGTGGAGTTTCCTGTAAAAATTCAAAGAGATTTCTCTCAG GAAGTAACAATACCAAAACCTACGGAGAAAAACACACACAAAGCTTCCAGTCCCTGTACACCAATGCATCTTGTACAAGACAACTGGAGGAGGGAAAGAAAAGATAGTGGACCACTGCGCACAGATACTGAACGGGAGGAACAGAAAAAGAGACCGGTCAAACAGGCAGCAGTTAGAGTGAGCAGCAAGAAAGGATATAGTTCATCTGTATCATCAAAGGCATCTCGTACAGCATCTCCACTAAAGATATCATCAGCAACTTTCTATTCAAATGTTCAAAGCAAAAGAGAACATAAAG TGACCACCCCAAAGATACCAGCTGTTGGTAaaaagaagaaagttaaaacaCCTGTTGTAACTGTTACCCCACCAGTCAAAAAGTTTAAAACCAATGTTGAAGCTGGGAAAAGAGGGAGCACAAAAACTCTAAATGACAGGGAAAAGAAAACTGAAACAAAACCACAGAGACTTCAGAGTACAT CCACAAATTCATCTAAAGAAAAGAAGGAAACAATTAGTAAATCAACATCCACAAATGTCCCTGAAGACAAGAATGATATGTCTGATTTAGACATTGATGAAGAGTTACTTCTCAGTGAAATGGATGATGCTGTTGAAGATCTGCAAATTCTTGACAAAAAAGAGCAAGGCTGGAAGAAAACTGACAGACCACAAACTAAAAAcagcaaaaatatgaaaaatattaactATACTGAGACAGGTCAATCAAAATTGAAGCATTCTAGTGAACAAGAAAAGGACACTGCTTTGGATATCATTGGGAGCAAATATTCAAATTCCGATAATCATATTTCTTCTAAAAAGGAGAATGTTTTACAAaaggacatttttaaaattcctcCCAAAAAATTGTGCAACACTGGTACAGAATGTGACAAACTTGAAACAACAGTTTCCCCAGTGAATGACTGTAAAAGAGAAGTAAAACAAATTGCTAAAAGTGATGCAGAAGTTGTAGAAAATATGATTCAACCGACTGAAGTAGATTCTGTAGATTCTGATGCTGATGATTGTCTAATGACCAATGTTTGTGTGTATACAGAGTCAGATACAGAAAGTACCAGAGATAGTAATAGTCAACAAGAGACTGAAAACCAGCAATGTGCTGTAGGGAAAAGAAGTAGGAAATGTGTGCAACAAAATGTGTCAAATAACTCCGGTATCAATGAAAGTGAggaaaaagacaaaaaactgCAGGGGAGAAAAAGGGGGCCTACCAAAACCTCCACTAAGAAGCAGATATCTCCTGTTGTAGAGTTACAAAGACTGGAAACAAGAGAGAGTTACCCTGTAAACAGTACAGTACCCACTAAAGATGAGGAGCCAATGGATAAAAAGTCTGTTCAACCCAGCAAGAAGCGTGGTCGACCAAAAGGTTCCAAGAAAAAAGAAGCAAAAGCACCCCCTGCATCaagtaaaacacaaaaaagcACTACTGGGAAAAGTCTCTATGCTTTAACAGATAAAACCAAGCAGTGTTTGGACAATCTTCCCATGACAGATACTGCTGTGTTTGAATGGAAAGATGAAGATGAGGAAGAAAGTAATGCTAAAGTTATTCAGACAATTTCAAAATCTGCTCCACTTGTGGATGTAGTAGATTCTGACCAAGAAAATGAAATAGATGTTATTCAAGAAAGCCAAGAGAATGCCAGATATTCAAATGACTGTGCGAGTAATAAAAGTCTGGCCACAGATCTTAGTTTTAAAGAAAGCCCTTGGTATAAGTGCATGCCTCAACATTCCAAATACAACACTAAATGGTTTAAGACATATGGCAAATTGAGGGGTAGTCAGAGAGTACCAACTGCAAATAATAAAGATGTTGATTTTTGTGGCGATAGCCCAGCAGTCAAGAAATACTCTCAGCAAGTCACAAAGACACTGTCAGTACAGATGACATACTCATCACAGTGTGTGTCCTCTCCAGGTGGAGATGCTGGTAATGACCCTTACATTTTTGATGACAATTGTTCAGAATACAGCAATAACTTAATGATGAACTCAAATAAAACCAAGCCAAaacaaatcaatcaaaaatctGTGAAGAGAGGAAAGGGAAGGGGTAGGAAGAAGACAAATTCCCCTGATTATGTGTACAAAGATGTGCATACCAATAGACAGATTAAGTCAAACAAAGTTCATGGTGAGAGACAAAAAGCATCCAAGAAGGAAGACAGCCTGAACAGCTATGATGCTATAAAGCAGAGCAGGATCAGTAAATATAACCACACTGATGAGGAAAATATAGTTTCATtatatcagatggaaaataccTGCCAATTGGAAAGACAACAATCTAAACCAAAGCCGAAGAATTCTGGTGCAAGTAAAACTAGTCAAAGGTGCAGTAACAGACAAAAAGAATCTGATGAGGATGACTATGCCATCTCCTGTATTCCAAGTCCTGAAGAAGCATTTGATGATGGTTCATTGTCAGGTTCTCCTTTGGAATCCCAGAATATCCCTGGGAGTTGTATGGATAATtggaaacaaacaaaagattACTCATTTATGGAGGAAAAAAGTGAAGTACAG AAATATGCTGTTGATACAGGAGAAATGCCTAGTCCTTCTGAAAGTCCAGTCCCAAGGAAAAAGCAGAAAAGAAG TAATAGGTCAAAGATGATACAGAATTCAGAAAACAGTCCAGCCAACACTGCCAAGCCTACAACCCCCGAgtctattttatcaaaattcagaCAGAGTTGTCAG AAATTAGTCGAAGAATCATGTTGTTCAGAGGAAAATGTAGCCTCAAG ACTGCAGACTCCCCTTCTAGCTGTAAGTCCCTATGTTGGGCGAACTGAACAAGATGAG ATAGAGAATGAGATTGATTGCTCCCAAAGATCAGAGAAAAGCCAAAGCCAAG aATCCATTGAAAGTGAACCAAGATGTTTAAAAAGGAAGCACAAA GCAAAAGAAAACAGTTGTCTGACTGAGGAGGATATAGTTGTGGATAAAGGCTTGCAGATGAATTGGTTGCAGAGGATCCAGGCAGCACACACATACAAAACAA GTGATGATGacaaggaaaatatgtctataTCCATTAGTACAGCTTCATCCCAGGAAGTAGAAAGTGTTGTATCagaaaagatcagttcctttgGAGTTGAAATACAAAACCACATGCAGGCAAACTATCTTTTGAAATTTGATGACTGGTGCTTGAATGGTTTCAAATTCTTAGATCAAAGTTTCAGTATACTGGGGTTCAAGTGTGCATGTTGTTACCATATATCAAATCTTATGTTTATATAA